A genome region from Salvia splendens isolate huo1 chromosome 19, SspV2, whole genome shotgun sequence includes the following:
- the LOC121778580 gene encoding formin-like protein 18, translating to MALFRKFFYRKPPEGLLEISERVYVFDCCFTTNVLGGDEYEVYIGRIADQLREYFPDSSFIVFSFGDGDYQIEISSVLAKHGITVVDYPSQNASCPVLTVEMIHHFLRSSESWLCIGQRNVLLMHCQSGAYPVLAFMLSAFLIYRKQYTVEKKTLDMVYKQAPHEALHTILPIDPLPSQLRYLQYVSRRNIETRWPPLDRALTLDCVILRAIPNMDGKGGCHPIFRLYGPDPLMAADPNTKMLFSMPRRCQDVCYFRQADHEIVKIDLNCHIQGDVVLECITLDDTLEHEEIMFRVMFNTAFIRSNVLMLTCDELDTVWDAKDHFPKDFRAEVIFSDMDSTSSMEMLDSPTNEEIEGLPIEAFSQVHDIFNDLDWGEIDNALNIIQQMTVSSILEEKVDFTGFPIGRKGSWQNLGQSEKDEHVEDLKVTSSGDFHAIAENETSSPPAGLSEVLSTASSKSSFDLENYTKNSGLHVSVQRPAQSKILSPQFSQTSPSTQPAYASLAQGFPGALTRYRSAPPSAVGITALLEDHAGMESSISAATPSLVKSGSGTAAPPPPPPPLQSSPPVSPSPPPPPPPPPTAVTAEPPQLPSVPSPPPPPPPSSPKTIPPPPMGATPPPPPPPQKQKEVPATSHKGVPAPPAPSKLGASPSLLSSSTAVIGGKKFARGGAKALAKRSSLKPYHWLKLTRAMHGSLWAETQKPEEASQAPELDLCELESLFSAAIPNSDGRKVNMRGSTVKSDKVHLIELRRAYNCEIMLTKVKIPVSDLMNSVLALDDSALDADQVENLIKFCPTKEEIELLKNYKGDMENLGKCEQFFMELMKVPRVEAKLRVFSFKIQFSSQISDLRQSLNIVNSISKEVKNSVKLKRIMQTILSLGNALNQGTARGSAVGFRLDSLPKLAETRARNNKLTLIHYLCKVIAEKLPEVLDFHKDLVDLEAATKIQLKYLAEEMQAITKGHEKVVQELTASQNDGAVSEIFCTILNNFLGTVEAEVRSLAALYSGVGRNADSLAQYFGEDPARCPFEQVVSTLLNFVRMFQKAHEENCKQLEIEKKQKAQEEAENQMPKANASSKELGNENGVATPPKLI from the exons ATGGCTCTTTTCCGGAAATTTTTCTACCGGAAGCCGCCAGAAGGCCTCTTGGAGATCTCTGAAAGGGTTTATG TGTTTGATTGCTGCTTCACTACGAATGTTTTGGGTGGGGACGAGTATGAGGTGTATATAGGGCGTATCGCGGATCAGCTACGCGAATACTTTCCCGATTCTTCGTTCATAGTGTTTAGTTTTGGGGATGGGGATTACCAGATAGAGATTAGTAGTGTTCTAGCTAAGCATGGCATAACAGTGGTTGATTACCCCAGCCAGAATGCGAGCTGCCCGGTGCTCACGGTTGAGATGATCCACCACTTCCTTAGGTCGAGCGAGAGCTGGCTCTGCATCGGGCAGAGGAACGTGCTCTTGATGCATTGCCAGAGTGGCGCCTACCCTGTGCTCGCCTTCATGCTATCAGCGTTCTTGATATATAGGAAACAGTACACCGTGGAGAAGAAGACGTTGGATATGGTATACAAGCAAGCCCCTCACGAGGCTTTGCACACGATCTTGCCTATCGACCCGTTGCCTTCACAGTTGAGGTATCTGCAGTATGTGTCCAGGAGGAACATAGAAACCCGTTGGCCCCCCTTGGACAGGGCTCTCACGTTGGACTGTGTCATTCTTCGAGCCATTCCCAATATGGACGGAAAGGGCGGTTGCCATCCTATTTTTAGGTTATATGGACCGGATCCGTTGATGGCTGCTGATCCTAACACCAAGATGCTTTTCTCTATGCCAAGAAGATGCCAAGATGTGTGTTATTTTAGACAG GCAGACCATGAAATTGTTAAAATTGATCTCAACTGCCATATACAAGGGGACGTTGTGCTCGAGTGCATAACTCTGGATGATACCCTGGAACATGAAGAGATAATGTTCCGTGTGATGTTTAATACAGCGTTTATCAGATCAAACGTACTGATGCTTACATGTGACGAACTTGACACAGTGTGGGACGCTAAGGATCACTTTCCCAAGGATTTCAGAGCCGAG GTTATTTTCTCGGACATGGACTCCACTTCTTCAATGGAGATGCTTGATTCACCGACCAACGAAGAGATAGAAGGTCTTCCCATTGAGGCATTTTCTCAAGTTCATGACATATTCAACGACCTCGACTGGGGGGAGATAGACAATGCTCTTAACATTATCCAACAAATGACTGTCTCTAGTATCCTTGAAGAGAAAGTCGATTTTACCGGTTTTCCAATTGGCAGAAAAGGAAGCTGGCAGAATCTTGGCCAGAGTGAGAAAGATGAACATGTAGAAGATTTGAAGGTTACCTCATCTGGTGATTTTCATGCAATTGCTGAAAATGAGACAAGTTCTCCACCAGCCGGGCTGAGTGAAGTGCTTTCTACAGCTTCTTCAAAGTCGTCCTTCGATTTGGAAAATTATACCAAGAACAGTGGACTTCATGTTTCTGTTCAGAGACCTGCTCAGTCCAAAATATTATCACCCCAATTTTCTCAAACATCGCCATCTACTCAACCTGCGTATGCTAGTTTAGCACAAGGTTTTCCTGGAGCCCTCACAAGGTACCGTAGCGCACCACCCTCAGCAGTCGGGATTACAGCTCTGCTAGAAGACCATGCTGGCATGGAATCTTCTATATCAGCAGCCACTCCGAGTTTAGTGAAATCGGGATCAGGAACTgcggctcctcctcctccaccaccaccattgcAGTCTAGTCCTCCCGTATCTCCTTCCCCACCGCCGCCTCCCCCTCCGCCTCCTACTGCAGTAACAGCCGAGCCTCCACAGTTGCCATCAGTACCTTCCCCTCCCCCTCCACCCCCACCCTCGTCTCCTAAAACAATCCCTCCTCCTCCAATGGGGGCGAccccacctccaccacctccacctcaaAAACAGAAGGAAGTGCCGGCTACGAGCCATAAAGGTGTTCCAGCTCCACCAGCTCCATCGAAACTTGGAGCTTCTCCATCGCTGCTTTCATCTTCCACTGCTGTAATTGGTGGAAAGAAGTTTGCAAGGGGTGGTGCAAAAGCCCTGGCTAAAAGGTCATCCCTCAAACCATATCACTGGTTGAAGCTAACAAGGGCTATGCATGGCAGCCTATGGGCTGAGACACAAAAGCCCGAGGAGGCTTCACA AGCTCCCGAGTTAGACCTGTGTGAACTCGAGAGTCTTTTCTCAGCTGCTATTCCAAATTCAGATGGTCGGAAAGTAAACATGCGTGGCTCAACTGTCAAATCTGATAAAGTCCATCTG ATTGAGCTCCGTAGAGCGTACAACTGTGAAATCATGCTGACAAAAGTTAAAATTCCTGTGTCTGATTTGATG AATTCAGTCCTTGCATTAGATGACTCAGCACTGGATGCTGATCAAGTCGAAAATCTCATAAAATTTTGTCCAACCAAGGAAGAAATAGAACTCCTCAAG AATTACAAAGGTGACATGGAGAATCTTGGCAAGTGCGAGCAG TTTTTCATGGAGTTGATGAAAGTCCCACGGGTTGAAGCCAAGCTAAGAGTTTTCTCGTTTAAAATTCAGTTTTCGTCCCAG ATATCAGATTTGAGACAGAGCTTAAACATTGTGAATTCTATATCTAAAGAG GTCAAGAATTCTGTGAAACTTAAAAGGATCATGCAAACTATTCTTTCATTGGGTAATGCATTAAATCAGGGAACTGCACGAG GTTCTGCAGTTGGATTCCGCTTGGATAGCCTTCCAAAACTCGCTGAAACTAGAGCTCGAAACAACAAGCTGACACTTATTCATTATCTCTGCAAG GTGATTGCCGAAAAGTTGCCAGAAGTGTTAGATTTTCATAAAGACCTAGTAGATTTAGAGGCTGCAACGAAG ATTCAACTCAAGTACTTAGCAGAGGAAATGCAAGCCATTACCAAAGGGCATGAAAAAGTCGTACAGGAGCTTACTGCTTCTCAAAACGATGGAGCTGTATCAGAGATCTTCTGCACG ATTTTGAATAACTTTTTGGGCACTGTTGAAGCTGAAGTAAGATCTCTAGCTGCACTTTATTCCGGAGTG GGAAGGAATGCGGATTCGTTGGCTCAATATTTTGGAGAAGATCCGGCACGTTGCCCATTCGAGCAAG TTGTGTCAACTTTGCTCAACTTTGTGAGGATGTTTCAAAAGGCTCACGAGGAGAACTGCAAGCAACTGGAGATCGAGAAGAAGCAGAAGGCGCAGGAGGAAGCGGAGAATCAGATGCCTAAAGCTAATGCTTCAAGCAAGGAACTGGGAAATGAGAATGGTGTTGCAACTCCACCAAAACTTATATGA